The stretch of DNA CACGTCACTGCCACCACTCGCCCGGTTTAATACACGTGCGAGGACAAACAGCAGATCCGACAGCCGGTTCACATACTGACGCGGCGTAGCATTCAGTGTTTCGGCATGTCCAAGCGCCACAATCGAGCGTTCCGCCCGACGGCACACCGTGCGGCAAACATGCGCCAGGGCCGCAGCCCGTGAGCCACCCGGCAAAACAAATTCTTTCAATGGAGGCAACGTTGCGTTGTAATCAGCCAGCCAGCCCTCAATTCGGGCCAGATGCGGCAAACCCAGCATCGTATGGCCCGGAATGCAAAGTTCGCCGCCCAGATCAAACAGATCGTGCTGGATCGCCATGAGCGCGACACGCACATCGTCCGGCATCGTTTCACACACGAGCACCCCAATATGCGAGTTCAGTTCATCAACGTCACCCATCGCCGTAATCCGTACCGTATCCTTGCGCACGCGGCCACCGTCGCCCAGGCCAGTCGTGCCATCGTCACCGGTTCGTGTTGCGATCTTGCTCAAGCGGTTGCTCATGAGGTCTCCGTTGCATGGCGGGTTTTGCGTGGTGGGTTATTCATTGCGCGAGTCGATGCAGATAAACGGTAGCGCTTCCATTTGCGCCAGTTATCGATGGTTATCAGCAGCGTCCACTGCCACCGCACAATCAGCGGATCTCAGCGGATAACAGCTCGCATATCTGGCGAAGCCGCCCCCATTATAGGTTTGTGCGCGCGCCGCACCGCTTCGTCCCAAGCGATCAGCGTAAAATAGTCCGCACGTTTAGCCCCTCGTTTAGCCCCTCTCAGGAGACCTGTGTGACTCACCCCGCGCCGCTCGCCTCCGTGCGTCGTCCTTTCCCTGCTGAACTCCTCACAGTGCTCCAGTCCGTCTTCGGCGATCGTGTTTCTGTCGCACCGGCAGTCCGCGCTCATCATGGCCGCGACGAATCCCCTTTTGAGCCGCAACTGCCAGACGCCGTTGTGTTTGCCCGCACTGCCGCCGAAGTGCAAACCCTTGTCAAACTCTGCGGCCAGTATGCCGTGCCAATCATCGCGTATGGCAACGGCTCGTCACTCGAAGGCCAGTTGCTGGCGGTGCAAGGCGGCGTCTCCATTGACCTGTCCGAAATGAACCGGGTGCTGTCGGTCAATGCCGAAGACCTCACGGTCACCGTCGAGCCGGGCATTTCACGCAAGCAGCTCAATGAAGCACTACGCGATACCGGGCTCTTCTTCCCGATTGATCCCGGTGCGGATGCCAGCATCGGCGGCATGACCGCCACGCGAGCCTCCGGCACTAACGCCGTGCGCTACGGAACCATGCGCGAAAACGTTCTCGGCCTCGCCGCGGTACTCGCCGACGGCACGCTCATCAAAACCGGCACCCGCGCCCGCAAATCCTCGGCGGGCTACGACCTGACCCGGCTGTTCGTCGGCTCGGAAGGCACCCTGGGCATCATCACCGAGATCACCGTGCGGCTTTATCCGCAACCCGAGGCCATCTCCGCGGCAGTCTGCAGTTTCCCCACCATGCACGATGCCGTGCGCGCCGTGATCGAAACCATCCAGATTGGCGTGCCCATCGCACGAGTCGAATTCGTCGATGCACTTGCGATCCGCGCGATCAATCGCCATTCAAACCTGACGTTGCGCGAAGCACCCACGCTGTTCTTCGAATTTCACGGCACCCACGCCGGCGTGCAGGAACAGGCTGAACTCACGCAAGAAATCGCCGCGCAAAACGCTGGCGCGGGGTTCGAATGGGCCACTCGCCCAGAAGATCGCAGCCGCCTGTGGAACGCTCGCCACAGTGCCTTTTTCGCCATGCTGCAACTCAAACCGGGATGTCGTGCGGTGACCACCGATGTCTGCGTGCCGATTTCCCAGCTCGCGCAATGCGTGGCCGAAACCGAAGCCGACCTGCAAGCCTCGGCCCTGCCTTGCCCGATCGTCGGCCATGTGGGCGATGGCAATTTCCACGTCGCCATCCTGATCGACCCGGACATTCCCGAAGAGCGTGTCGAAGCCGAACGTCTGAACCAGCGCATCGTGCAACGGGCCATCCAGATGGACGGCACCTGCACGGGCGAACATGGCATCGGTTTGCACAAGATGGATTTTCTGCTGGAAGAACACGGCATGGCCGCCGTAGCAACCATGCGTTCGATCAAACACGCGCTCGATCCCCACAATCTGATGAACCCCGGCAAGATTTTTTCGTGGATGGGTTGAGCGCATCACAGAGCACAACTAGCGGGCCAGTGAGCGCGGCTTGATCCGCGCCCCCCCCCAGAGCAGGAGGAGACCCGAATGAATGCCCCCGCCGAGCCGTCAGATACGGCACTGGCATTGGCACAGCGCCAGCGCGAAGTGGTACAGGCGCTGATGGCTGTATTGCCCAACCATTGCCTGCTATACCGCGAAGAAGACACGGCCGCTTACGATTGCGATGGCCTCGCCGCCTATCGGTGCTTGCCGCTTGCCGTAGCGTTGCCGGAAACCGAATCGCAAGTCCAGCGCATCGTGCAAATTTGCCGGCGGCTGGACGTGCCCATCGTGCCGCGTGGTGCGGGTACCGGCTTGTCAGGCGGCGCGATGCCCATCCAGCATGGCATCGTGGTGTCGCTCTCGCGCCTGCGCAAAATCATCGAAGTCGATTCTTACGCGCGCACCGCGACGCTTCAACCAGGCGTGCGCAATCTCGCTATCTCGGAAGCCGCCGCGCCTTATGGGCTTTACTACGCGCCCGACCCCTCATCGCAAATCGCCTGCACCATCGGCGGCAATGTCGCTGAGAACTCGGGCGGCGTGCATTGCCTGAAATACGGCCTCACGGTGCATAACGTGCTGCGGGTGCGCGCCATCACCATGGATGGCGATATCGTCGAGTTCGGTTCGCTCGCTCCCGATGCACCAGGGCTAGATCTTCTGGCCGTACTGATCGGCAGTGAAGGCATGTTTGCCATCGTGACCGAAGTCACCGTCAAACTGATCCCGCGGCCACAAACCGCCCAGGTCATCATGGCCAGCTTTAGCGATGTGATCCAGGGGGGCGACGCCGTGGCCGGCATCATCGCCGCGGGCCTGATCCCGGCGGGGCTTGAGATGATGGACCGACCAGCCACGCACGCTGTCGAGAAGTTCGTCCATGCCGGCTACGATCTCGATGCGGCCGCCATCCTGCTGTGCGAAGCAGATGGCACGGTGGAAGAAGTCGCCGACGAAATCATCCGCATGAGCGCGGTACTGCGCGAATTCGGCGCCACCCGCATCCAGATTTCGCGTTCGGAAAGCGAGCGGCTACGTTTTTGGTCCGGACGAAAAAATGCATTTCCGGCAGCAGGACGACTCTCGCCCGATTACTACTGCATGGATGGCACGGTGCCCCGCCGCAGCATCGGCCCCCTGCTCGCCCGCATCGAAATGATGGGCGCCCAGCACGGCTTGCGTTGTATCAACGTGTTCCATGCGGGCGATGGCAACATGCATCCGCTGATTCTCTTTAACGGCAACGATCCCGACGAATGGCGCCGTGCAGAAGCATTCGGCGCTGGCATCCTCGAATGTTGTGTCGAACTGGGCGGAACCATTACGGGCGAACACGGCGTGGGCATCGAAAAAATCAATTCGATGTGTGTGCAGTTTTCGCCGCAAGAATGCGACGCGTTTCATGCCGTAAAGCGCGCCTTCGATCCACCGGGCCTGCTCAACCCCGACAAGGGCATCCCAACACGGGCGCGCTGCGCGGAGTACGGCAGGATGCATGTGCGTGGCGGCTTGCTGCCACACCCTGACTTGCCAAGGTTTTGACTACCCTGCGGCTTTCGCGGGCGAATCGGGAGCCGTCCGTACTGGAGCACAAGGAACTGCGGGTCTGCGCTGAGTTACCTGTGCAGTACTGCCCGATACAATCGACCGATAGACCAACGATACAAGGCACCATGCAAGAGGACGAGATCGTCGCCGTTTGGACCGAACAGATCCGGGCGGCCAGCCTCGAAGGACGCACGCTACGCTTTCGCGGCGGTGGCACAAAAGACTGGTACGGCGAGACGCTCGAAGGCGAAATTCTCGATACCACCGTTTATCACGGCATTCTGGCCTACGATCCGGCCGAGCTCGTCATCACGGCGCGCTGCGGCACGCGGCTTGGCGAGATCGAAGCCGCGCTCGCCGAACATGGCCAGATGCTTGCGTTCGAACCCCCTCACTTTGGCACGCAAACCACACTAGGCGGCTGCATTGCAGCAGGACTCGCCGGGCCGCGCCGCCAGACAGCAGGTGCTGCGCGTGACTTCGTGCTGGGCGTGACCCTGATGAATGGCCGGGGCGAGGTGTTGCAGTTCGGCGGCCAGGTCGTAAAGAACGTTGCCGGTTATGACGTCTCGCGTCTGCTCGCCGGTTCACTGGGCACCCTGGCGCTCATGATGTCGCTCTCGCTCAAAGTACTGCCTCAGCCGAAAGCGGAAGCTACGCTGAAATTCGACATGAACGGCACCGATGCGGTGCGCAAGCTCAACGAATGGGGCGGCCGGCCACTACCGGTCAGCGCTAGCGCCTGGCGCGACGGCACCCTGGCGCTGCGTCTTAGCGGCGCGGAAGCCGCTGTAAAAACCGCTCGCACCATGCTGGGCGGCGAAGTCGTCGATGCGGTGGAAGCCGGGCGTTTCTGGGCCGGTTTGCGTGAGCACACCGATCCATTTTTTGCCGTTGTCGGATCTAACGAGGCTCTATGGAGGCTGGCGCTGCCCTCGGTGACCGAGCCCCTGCAGTTGCCTGGCGCACAATTGATGGAATGGGGCGGCAGTCAGCGCTGGTGGATCACCGATACCGATGCCCAGACCGTCCGCATCAGTGCGAAACAGGCTGGCGGCCATGCCACCCTGTTTCGCTGCGGCCCGGCCTATGACCGCGGAGCTGGCGTATTTACACCGCTTTCGGCGCCACTGATGAAAATCCATCGAGGCCTGAAAGCGGCATTCGACCCGGCGCGTATCTTCAATCGCGGCCGCCTTTATCCCGACTTCTGAATACGTGATGCAAACCCGTCTCGCGGACTTCATTCGTAATACGCCCGATGGCATCGAAGCCGATGCCATTTTGCGCAAATGCGTGCACTGCGGTTTTTGCACTGCAACCTGCCCAACCTATCAGCTACTCGGCGATGAGCTCGACGGGCCGCGTGGGCGCATCTATCTCATCAAGCAAATGGTTGAGGGCGCCAGTGTTTCACGCAGCACGCAGATGCATCTGGATCGCTGCTTAAGCTGCCGCAGTTGTGAAACCACTTGTCCTTCTGGCGTGCAGTACGGGCGGCTGCTCGACATCGGACGCAAGATGGCTGCCGAAAAAATCACCCGGCCGCTCCGTCAACGCCTGTTGCACCGCATGCTGGCAAGCCTCGTACCCAATAGCGCACTCTTTACCCCATTAATGCGCTTTGCCCAGCACATTCGCCCATTGCTGCCCCGGGCCTTGCGCGACAAGGTGCCCGTGCGCCAGCGTGCCCTGGCATGGCCCACCGCCCAACATGCACGCAAGATGCTGATGCTGGCGGGCTGCGTCCAGCCGTCGATGATGCCCAACGTCAACATCGCCACGGCGCGCGTGCTGGACGCGCTCGGGATCGAAACCCTGGTCGCACCGCAAGCCGGATGCTGCGGCGCGATCCGCTTGCATCTGGGCTACCACAACGAAGCGCTCGATGACATCCGTGCCAACATCGACGCCTGGTGGCCCTATGTCGAACAGGGTGTCGAAGCGATCGTGATCAATGCCTCTGGCTGCGGCGTCACGGCCAAGGAATACGCCCACCTGCTGCGCGCCGACCTCGTCTATGCCGCCAAGGCAAAGCGCATCGCCAGCTTGACGCACGATATCGCTGAAGTACTGTCCAGCCACGAAGATGCCCTCGTCCGTCTCATCGCCTCCTGTAGCAAACCCAGCCCGGTACACGCTGTGCCCGCGATCCACACCGTGGCGTTTCATCCGCCCTGCACGCTGCAACACGGGCAGCGCCTTGGCGGCAAGGTCGAACAATTGCTGGGCGCATTAGGCCTTGAGGTCCGCCTGCCAGCGGATAGTCATCTCTGCTGCGGCTCAGCCGGTACCTACACACTGACCCAGCCCACTTTGGCCTACGCACTGCGCGACCAAAAGCTGGAACAGCTGGAAGCCAAAGACGCGCAACTCATCCTCTCGGCTAACGTCGGCTGCATCGCTCATTTGCAAAGCGGGACGTCCACCCCTGTGGTTCACTGGATCGAACTCGTTGAGCATATGCTGTCCCACTAACCGCGTCACCTCGGCCATTCGGCCAGGTGGCGACACACGATGGCGTCCGTATAATCGTTTGCATTGCTTTTGCCGTCCTTCTTTTGCTTCATGTCCAATCTCGTTCACAACCTCGATGCTGTCCAGCAACGGATCGTTCAGGCCACCCAGCTCGCTGGACGCGCGCCAGGCTCGGTCAGTCTGCTCGCCGTCTCCAAGACCTTTCCCGCCGATGCTGTTCGCGCCGCTCATGAGGCGGGCCAGCACGCCTTCGGCGAAAACTACGTGCAAGAAGCGCTACTCAAGATCGAGGCTTTAGCCGATCTGCGCGCCTCGCTCAAATGGCATTTCATCGGGCCCCTGCAATCGAACAAAACCCGCCTTGTTGCAGAACATTTTGACTGGGTGCATTCCGTCGACCGCCTGAAAACAGCGCAGCGCCTGTCCGAACAACGCCCGGCAGCGCTTGCACCACTCGACGTGTGCCTGCAAGTCAACGTGAGCGGCGAAGCCTCGAAAAGCGGTGTCACGCCAGCCGGAGCCGCGGCACTCGCGCATCAGGTCGCCGCGCTGCCCAGGCTACGTCTGCGCGGCCTGATGGCCATTCCCGAAGCGGCAGACACCCTCAGCGCCCAACGCCTGCCCCACCGCCAGTTGTGCGAGCTGTTTGAGCATCTGCGCGCAGACGGGCTCGCACTTGATACGTTGTCGATGGGCATGTCGGCCGATCTCGAAGCGGCCGTACTCGAAGGCGCCACACTCGTGCGCATCGGCACAGCAATCTTTGGCACACGTCATCACTCTCACTGACCCTTCCGGAGCTCTCATGAAAATTGCTTTTATTGGCAGCGGCAACATGGCTGCGGCACTCATCGGCGGGCTACTCAAACGCGGCGTGGCGCCTGCCAGTGTGTATGCCATCGACCCTAACGCAGATGCCCGCCAGCGCTGCGCGGAGCAATTCGGCATCGAGACTGCCGCCGAGGCCAGCGCGGCGCTGGCCTCATTCGATGCCATCGTGCTGGCGGTCAAGCCACAAATCGTGAAAAACGTAGCGGCAGCGCTCGCCTCGCATCTGGACGCAGCGCAACTGGTGATCAGCATCGTCGCAGGCATTCGCGCCGATGACCTGTCGCGCTGGCTGAACGGCCATGCGCGCGTCGTGCGCACCATGCCCAACACACCCGCGCTGATCGGCATGGGTATCACGGGGCTCGCAGCTACCGCCGGGGTCGATGAGGCAGGACGCACGTTGGCCACGCAAGTGCTCGGGGCAGTCGGACAAACGGTGTGGGTGGAGGATGAAGCGAAGATCGACGCGGTCACCGCCATTTCCGGCAGCGGCCCAGCCTATGTCTTTTACTTTATCGAAGCGTTGCAGGAGGCGGCACGCCAGTTGGGCCTCGATGAGGCTCAGGGACGTGCGCTGGCGGTGGCGACATTCACCGGTGCCGCACAACTGGCGGCGCAATCCGATGAACCGGCCAGTGTCTTGCGCGAGCGCGTGACGTCAAAAGGCGGCACCACC from Paraburkholderia hayleyella encodes:
- a CDS encoding FAD-linked oxidase C-terminal domain-containing protein, with the translated sequence MNAPAEPSDTALALAQRQREVVQALMAVLPNHCLLYREEDTAAYDCDGLAAYRCLPLAVALPETESQVQRIVQICRRLDVPIVPRGAGTGLSGGAMPIQHGIVVSLSRLRKIIEVDSYARTATLQPGVRNLAISEAAAPYGLYYAPDPSSQIACTIGGNVAENSGGVHCLKYGLTVHNVLRVRAITMDGDIVEFGSLAPDAPGLDLLAVLIGSEGMFAIVTEVTVKLIPRPQTAQVIMASFSDVIQGGDAVAGIIAAGLIPAGLEMMDRPATHAVEKFVHAGYDLDAAAILLCEADGTVEEVADEIIRMSAVLREFGATRIQISRSESERLRFWSGRKNAFPAAGRLSPDYYCMDGTVPRRSIGPLLARIEMMGAQHGLRCINVFHAGDGNMHPLILFNGNDPDEWRRAEAFGAGILECCVELGGTITGEHGVGIEKINSMCVQFSPQECDAFHAVKRAFDPPGLLNPDKGIPTRARCAEYGRMHVRGGLLPHPDLPRF
- the glcF gene encoding glycolate oxidase subunit GlcF, with protein sequence MQTRLADFIRNTPDGIEADAILRKCVHCGFCTATCPTYQLLGDELDGPRGRIYLIKQMVEGASVSRSTQMHLDRCLSCRSCETTCPSGVQYGRLLDIGRKMAAEKITRPLRQRLLHRMLASLVPNSALFTPLMRFAQHIRPLLPRALRDKVPVRQRALAWPTAQHARKMLMLAGCVQPSMMPNVNIATARVLDALGIETLVAPQAGCCGAIRLHLGYHNEALDDIRANIDAWWPYVEQGVEAIVINASGCGVTAKEYAHLLRADLVYAAKAKRIASLTHDIAEVLSSHEDALVRLIASCSKPSPVHAVPAIHTVAFHPPCTLQHGQRLGGKVEQLLGALGLEVRLPADSHLCCGSAGTYTLTQPTLAYALRDQKLEQLEAKDAQLILSANVGCIAHLQSGTSTPVVHWIELVEHMLSH
- the proC gene encoding pyrroline-5-carboxylate reductase, with product MKIAFIGSGNMAAALIGGLLKRGVAPASVYAIDPNADARQRCAEQFGIETAAEASAALASFDAIVLAVKPQIVKNVAAALASHLDAAQLVISIVAGIRADDLSRWLNGHARVVRTMPNTPALIGMGITGLAATAGVDEAGRTLATQVLGAVGQTVWVEDEAKIDAVTAISGSGPAYVFYFIEALQEAARQLGLDEAQGRALAVATFTGAAQLAAQSDEPASVLRERVTSKGGTTAAALDAFDAQGVRDAIVRGALAADARAKAMGEEFGQQ
- a CDS encoding FAD-linked oxidase C-terminal domain-containing protein, translated to MTHPAPLASVRRPFPAELLTVLQSVFGDRVSVAPAVRAHHGRDESPFEPQLPDAVVFARTAAEVQTLVKLCGQYAVPIIAYGNGSSLEGQLLAVQGGVSIDLSEMNRVLSVNAEDLTVTVEPGISRKQLNEALRDTGLFFPIDPGADASIGGMTATRASGTNAVRYGTMRENVLGLAAVLADGTLIKTGTRARKSSAGYDLTRLFVGSEGTLGIITEITVRLYPQPEAISAAVCSFPTMHDAVRAVIETIQIGVPIARVEFVDALAIRAINRHSNLTLREAPTLFFEFHGTHAGVQEQAELTQEIAAQNAGAGFEWATRPEDRSRLWNARHSAFFAMLQLKPGCRAVTTDVCVPISQLAQCVAETEADLQASALPCPIVGHVGDGNFHVAILIDPDIPEERVEAERLNQRIVQRAIQMDGTCTGEHGIGLHKMDFLLEEHGMAAVATMRSIKHALDPHNLMNPGKIFSWMG
- a CDS encoding cob(I)yrinic acid a,c-diamide adenosyltransferase, yielding MSNRLSKIATRTGDDGTTGLGDGGRVRKDTVRITAMGDVDELNSHIGVLVCETMPDDVRVALMAIQHDLFDLGGELCIPGHTMLGLPHLARIEGWLADYNATLPPLKEFVLPGGSRAAALAHVCRTVCRRAERSIVALGHAETLNATPRQYVNRLSDLLFVLARVLNRASGGSDVLWQHERPAK
- the glcE gene encoding glycolate oxidase subunit GlcE codes for the protein MQEDEIVAVWTEQIRAASLEGRTLRFRGGGTKDWYGETLEGEILDTTVYHGILAYDPAELVITARCGTRLGEIEAALAEHGQMLAFEPPHFGTQTTLGGCIAAGLAGPRRQTAGAARDFVLGVTLMNGRGEVLQFGGQVVKNVAGYDVSRLLAGSLGTLALMMSLSLKVLPQPKAEATLKFDMNGTDAVRKLNEWGGRPLPVSASAWRDGTLALRLSGAEAAVKTARTMLGGEVVDAVEAGRFWAGLREHTDPFFAVVGSNEALWRLALPSVTEPLQLPGAQLMEWGGSQRWWITDTDAQTVRISAKQAGGHATLFRCGPAYDRGAGVFTPLSAPLMKIHRGLKAAFDPARIFNRGRLYPDF
- a CDS encoding YggS family pyridoxal phosphate-dependent enzyme, with translation MSNLVHNLDAVQQRIVQATQLAGRAPGSVSLLAVSKTFPADAVRAAHEAGQHAFGENYVQEALLKIEALADLRASLKWHFIGPLQSNKTRLVAEHFDWVHSVDRLKTAQRLSEQRPAALAPLDVCLQVNVSGEASKSGVTPAGAAALAHQVAALPRLRLRGLMAIPEAADTLSAQRLPHRQLCELFEHLRADGLALDTLSMGMSADLEAAVLEGATLVRIGTAIFGTRHHSH